From Enoplosus armatus isolate fEnoArm2 chromosome 23, fEnoArm2.hap1, whole genome shotgun sequence:
ACAACGCTTTAATCATGACATGTTGTGACTTTATGTCAAGATTAACGCACTTCACTGCATCACTGTCACTAACCTTATTTTACAGATGGACACATTCAATAAATTACCAGTCAAAATTAAGTTTAAATAACTGAATGTGCTCATATTTCATTTAGGGAACTGAAAGTAAGGAATTAAAGTGCGTGTTGTAGAGTCTAATAAGATAAACAGTAACAGCACATATGTTGGCAGGTATGCTCGAGGTAATTCACAATGTGTAATTATGACAGTCTTTGTTCAGCATCACAGACCAGACACTCCACTGCGTTCACTCACTTAGTTAAGATTTTTTAACTGCAATATGCTGCCTCAGGTACTTTTCTATATAGCATGGTGGCTCTGTGCTTAAGACTGCCACCTCATATTCAGAAGGTCCTGGGTTTGAATGCCTTGTTGTGCGACATGTTCTCTCTGTGCATCTTAAGCAGATATAATGGGCTCAATCTAAGAGAAACATGCCCatgcagattttaaaaaagtataTCATAACTGAGGAACAAATTTCACATGATTTCTACTACAACTGAATGTGTGTTAATACACAAATCAGCAGAACTTATTTATCCCCCAAATCAGCGTCAGCCCCAAGAATCCAGCATGCGTCAGCTCCCGTCTAGAGAGGCAGAAGGGAAGTGATTGTCCCAGGTCAGAGGAGACTCGATTCTTCCTCAGAACGTGTGTGGCTCTGGCCCTCCCTTTCCCACTTGTAACTTACACAAGTCTACCTTTGTGCATCTTGCACACAAGCTAAATATTTACATCACTTGCTGTTAAGACAAACAGCCTGATTCACTCACACCAACTGGATTATGTATGTATCTGTTTGTAGAGGGGGAGCACTAATgcactatttttcttttttgatcaACAACCTCACATCGAATCAGTGCTACCTTATGCAGTGTTAACTACCTACGCAATGTTGCCAAGAGCTcatgcaggaaaacaaacatacggggaaaaaaagcatcCCACCAACTCCCTTATGTTAGGTCTGAATTTCCCTCAGGATCAATTAAAGTAGACTTATgaaatctaaaaagaaaatcaatttacCTTTTGACTCCATAGGCCATGTTCAGCAGATTGTCCAACCTAAAagaacaaacaccaacacacatacattaatgtcattataaaGAAAGATTTTTATGAGGTTGATGATGTATTTTGACAGGATGACTGAGATGAGTAATATTTCTGATATCATAATAAAAATCAGTTGTTCCATTCAAGTGAATCCCAAGACTATCATGTCCTTATTAACCTGTTGCCTGAACTTGTTTATCAGTGTATCAACCTACACAACACAGCCAACATGAGACATTCAGTTCATATAGCCAGCGCAGGTTAGGCTGGAAATACTGCAGCCATCACAGCATATTACAGAAACATTCAATTTCCACAAATAGAATTTTTTTTGCATAACACTGAGGCCAACCAGTGAACTGAAAAGCAAATTTATGGATTCATATCCACATTTATGGCCATTAACTAGGCTGACGTTCAGACCATCTATTGATTTATCCACCAGAGTATCGCTCatctcattttcatatttgtcaaAATCTGCTTAAACCCAATTGTGTCGTAGGCCTACATCTGCAACAGGAGGAACACAGCAAAGTTGTAAATGTAACTATGGGGATGAATTATTCTGTCCAGAGTATTGATGAGCTCCaacacagaatattttcatAATACTGCTGTGAGacaatttaaatgttaatttcaaaaagcctcaGAGGGTCAACAGACTCAACATCACTTGCAGTATTAACTAGGCTTGGCTCTAATCAgatttgttttgggttttttggtGTGCCCCTTTTACCTGAAGCGTTGTGCCTGCTGTGCGAGGGGTCCTGGGTACCTTCGATTGGGTGACTGATACAGCTGGGACAGCAGTGCCTGGCTGGTCTTCTGGCTCGGGTTGTTTGCAAACTTGACTGTAATGGGTTCGGTGGCACCAGGCGGCTTCTGACAGTTCAGACCCTTGATGGCCTCCTCAGCCTCAACTCGCCGATCAAAACGAATGAAGCCAACCCCTCTGGAAACACCTGAGGAGAGTACATTAACATATGATTAGTCCTATGTTTCTCTCGACAGCCATGAACACATTCAGCAATGATCTGCAGAATGAACAACttaaagagtaaaaaaataaatgtttatttagtgGGGTAGAGTAACTGATTACCAGTGAACCAATTGTTTAACTTTTCCTTCCCACTAACAGTGAGGTGATTCCATATTTTACCTGCACTGCTGTGAGGGTGCATCACTGGCCTGCAATGCTACATTTTGAGTCATTAATAGTGAGAAACAGCTAAAAGGCTGATACAATGATGGCAGAGATTGTAGCAGGCATATAATTCTCAATTAGAACTTGAGGTATATGAACAAACCTTTTTTATGTATACAAGGGAGATTTGCATTTTCTGCATTAATTCAAAATACAGGTCCATTTCACTTCAATGTTTTACAAACACTGCTGACATGGTTTAAGGAAATGGGGTCCACATTCAGAAATACTGCAAATACCAAAACGCATACAGGACACAGAAGCACAGACATCAGTAGAGACCCATTCAAAtcaagaaaagctgcaaataccaaaagcaaaagagaaTAGAAATGGGAGAGATGAAAAAGTGGACTTGTTTTGACTGAGCACCAGCAACAATATGAAGCTTTCCCATCATGGGACATTGGCGAGGAGCAGGAAGAAACAAGACCGAAGATCATGATACGAACAGACATCCCAAGACGGCAGAAGAGGTGAAAAAAGGTAACaatgtttatttaaacaatCACTAACTCAAACTGTACAAACTGATAGATTAGTAGAACTACTTCAGttagcatcttttttttttttttttaaccaacatTACTTTTCATTGTAGTTAGCTTGCTATTTCAGGTAAACACCCCCACTTCATATCATAAATCTTTTAAGTTACAGACTGTAGCCAACAGATCTTGTAAGTTCATTCAAAATTATTCCTGTAACTTATTTACCTCTTACTGCCCTCTTGGGACATCCATGCATGTCTTTTCGctcttgtttcttcctgttgCCTGCCAATCAGCCTTGAGCTTCAGTATCTTTGCAAAGTCAAAAAATAGGTCCATCACTCCAGTACCCCAATGTCGCTTATGATGCTCCTCCTTGCtgcacatttgttgttttgatatttctttttcttcttgttaaGAAGTGCACTTGCATTTGTATGCATTTAGATAACTGCAGCATTTGATTTGGAGAGCATTTccataatgtttgtgttttaattcttGTATGCGTTTTGTCCTGTTTTAAAAAGGCATCAGAAAACATGAGTAACTTTGTATGATAGCAGGCTGCAATCCTGCTTTGGCTTTTGGTGAATGGGTTTCCCCTTTTCTTACTGTTAGATCACGGATTGTTCCATTAATActaaagtaaaactgaaagtgaattCTCCAGAAACAAGTGGTTtcatgttgaaaaataaaagacaccCATTCCCGTAATGCATGCCTGAAGGAATATTATGtttcagcagcacacaggaaCAGAACCATTGGGAAATGTCTCAGTGAAAGATTCTGTTTATTAGTGTTTCATACAGATTCTGCTTTCACATGACAGTTGAGAAATAGAGAATATAACTGCTCTAATTGCATTTCATGTCTTGCCATGAAATAGGCATTCCATGTACACCTTGGGGATGGAAAGATAAAGGGGGAGGAAAGCAAGAGAAGGTAAGTGCAGGCAGAAGGGAGAttggaaggaaaaagaaattatGAAGCATTGAGTCCTGTTACTTTACACCCATTTCATATTCTATCCATCTATGCATATTTATGAACACCTAGTGGAAAATTGCATTTTTAGGGACCTCATACCACCTCTGATGTATTTCTCAGGCCTGGCTGTCATTTTGTTAGTGTTACTGGGGGAAGTAGGGGGTGAAAAGAGgcaaactaaaagaaaaaacgaaCAAAAAGAACGGGGAAAAAGCAAGACCGCAAGGCAGCCTTCATGTCCTACTCACCAGTCACCTGGTCCACCAGAATGCGTGAGGTAATGATGCGTCCATACTGAGAGAAGAGCTGCTCCAGTTCTTTCTGAGTCATGGTTTTTGGCAAGCCACTGACGTACAAATTTGCATCTCTGATGGAGGCGGAGCTTGGACGCGCATAGGAAACCTACAGGCAGAGACAGTTCACATGCCCACCAGTACATTACCATTACAGCCAGCTTTAGCACATGTAGTAATACATGATACTCTGATACTTCCAATACAAATAGTCTGAGATCGTTATTCATCACCTTTTATGTTACATTTGTTCAAATTAACAGAAGAGCAGATGCTGTGACCCATTTCTAGCAGAGAATGCAAACACTGACTTGTATTTAACCAGACTGAGTTGATTTTAAACATACTCATGTTATGCAGACCCCAGGTTACTGTGCAAGTGACAAATATTGCATTCAATTGCTAAGACAATCACATCTAATGCCTTAAGCAAAAATGAAGTTCTTCGTTCAAATGTTTGCGTCATACTTTAAATTTGTTATGATAGTGTAATTGAAAATAGTATTGACGCAAATACTGACGTGAATGGATGTAAAATGCAACTGGTAGCAGACGCAGATTTGCTCCAGGTGGCATGACTTGAGGTAAAACCTGTGTGCTAAATTTGAACATGTTTCCAAAACCATCTTCGAACTCTGCCTTGATTTTGACCTCCACTACACACCTGTGAAGTtttgtgactgcatcttgcatTACTGTGACCCTATcgcactgacagagagacaaacacctggcaaagtactcaaaactgCTTCTGTGGTAGTTGCCGCTACAGTAGGTGTCTCtaggaccacattttgccatgatgcCAACATAGACGCACACGGTGAAATCAATATCAGCCACATGCTGTCGCAGCTGGTAAAAACACTACACAGCAGTTAAATCCActcaaataaagcaaaacaaaaaatgtgcttcctgttcagtctgaacacacctgaagGCAGACGCCACACTCATCTATCAGAGTGGACTAAACAGCGACATTGTTGATAGACTTTTGTTTGATGTTCTAGAGCATGAACGTGAGGCAAAAATAAGATAATAGTGATagaaaaaataattacatttggTTCATACCTGCTGAAATGTAAGACACAGTAAACCTCTATCTATCCCATTGCTATGCCAGGCTCTCTccattttgattgtttttataatCATTTAGGTCCTACAACAATAGGACGATGCACTGTAATAATTTATCTGCTCCACAGTCTGTCACCCTATTTTTCTTTCCCCAGTGGATGCTTAGAATGACTGTCACTGCCTAAATGGACAGTGACAAATCAGTCTGTCCAGAGAAAGTTAAACTGGCACATCTTCTGTCCATCAACTCAGTTGGAAACCTGACAAAGATGGATGCAGCATCAGGTCTGTCTAGACAGctctcatttaaaaataaatgtataatttcttgaaaattgaaattgaaaaacagAGCAGTGTGGCTGCCTCTTAAAACTAATCTCGCCCATTCCTGTCTCTAAAGTCGGGAGATATTTGGAAAGCCCCCAGCAGCAGGGCAGATAAATATGCAGCATAAATCAACATTTATCCATAAACAAAGCCAAGTAATGGAAAACAGAGGGGGACCAGAGAGTCATCTACCAGGTCCTGTGGATCAATACATCATTACACCCCTGAGTAgtcataaattatttttttcttttagtgcaCCATCTCATTTTCAGTCATGTAGACATTTATCCAATAACATGCAGAAGGATCCCATACAGCCCAAATTTAGGAGCTAGGAGTTTTAGGAGGACGTGCAAGAATGGCTTGATGATGGTTTTGTGAAGGACTACATGAAAcgggagaaaagaaaaaacggtGCAGAGTCAAGAGCCCGCTGTTTCTTGCTATTCCCTCCATTTGGTGGCGCGACTGTCAATTACCTGAATAGCACCACAGCTGCGTTTAATTACAGCGTCAGATGTGTTAAAGGGTCCTATACAAGTCCCTCTCTGCAATCTTATGCAATGGATTgtatagggggggggggggggggtcactcaCTCCAACTAAACCTtcaaaaatgcttctttttgtGCTATCCGATTGATAAGAACTCCACTTGGTCACCCCACCTGCTCCTGCCCTGAAGGGAAGGCTGACAAAGTGAACGTGAAAGCTAAAGCTCCCTGCCCACAGCTAGGCAACTCCCTCATTTCTCCTcatccctgcctccctcccagTCTCACCTTCACACTTCATTTGATGCTAATATTTGCAAAGTATATTCCTCTACCTCACTGGGGTTTATTTGCACTTCTGACAGAGCAGCTAGAGAattttgtatgtgtgaactGAGGAAGAGAGGTGGCAAGAAAAAGATGTGTTCGGTTTGATTCATGGGAATGAAGTGGTATGGCTCATAACACGCCTCATCTTCAACTGTCAATATAAtattaaatgtgaaatacagaaataatcaAGCATACAGCTCACAAATTTGGTGCTATTCAAACATGAATTTTCtatcacaaaatgtgtttttgctcacagacattttcattaatACCCCTCTGCCCCATGTGAGAAGGGATCTGGCTAGCTCCTTGTAAAACCACTGTGAAAAAATATCACATCTAATAATCTGGATCCACCATCCACAAATCCTGCAGCACTATATGAAGCAAATGAGTTTCTACACCAGCACATTGAGTGCTACATTGCCTGATGAATGCTAATGGCAGCCACCACCCTGTAAAGGCATACAGCAGTGCTACAGCACATGCAACCATAGAAACAGTTCTGCTCTACTTGAGGCCCAGGCAAAGCCGCATGTGCCCAGATTAACAATAGGCTCCCTTTCCACCCCACATTTCTCCAGCCTCATTATGCTTCGACTCCAACCCAGAAAGCTAGACATGAACGGCATATCTTGGATTTTTGATACGGATCATGAATGGTAACGGATTTCCGTGAGTTGAATATGACTAGGTCTGATTAGGTCCCTTATTGGAGATGAGAATGAACATGTCAATGCCTGTTagcattttataaaaaaaacattcatgcaTGACATCTTACCTTGATGGTTTTGGTCTGAAGTCTCAAGCCATTTAAGGTGTTGATGGCTTTTTCTGCGTCCTTCGGGTCCACATAATTCACAAATCCATAGCCTAGGCTCTGCCCTGCAATCACAAGACCAGAAAATACATAGGGTCACACTTAATAGAAACTGAAAAGTAACTGctaaatgcaaacacagacaatgtATTATGACTATAGGCATTAACGTAATTTAACTCAAAAAATGAAGTGTCTTGGATTCACAGATGAACAGTCAGTCTTTACTTCTTATTTGGCAGAGCATGAAGAACACAGGAGGTCACAAGCCCATTTCCAACAAACATCTACTTGGCTTACAATCTATTGTAAATTCTCAAACCAACTCTTTTGACAAACCtatcttaaattaaaaaacgaCAGGCAATTGCTCTGCTTTCACACAAACTCATCTCTGACACAGCGCAGTAGCCAAGGCTCAATGTGTTCCCCTCCCTCTACAGTTTATCTCTAAAATGTACAATAGATTGACACCCACTCTTTATGTGCACAGAGGCAATTCAATTTCCTCCACCCACACTGCTGGGACTCTCTGCAATTCCACTGCCGGTCAAGTTCACCAGCTCAAGCAGCTTCAGCATATTAATACAGTACACAAGCAACTTGAATTTTATCCAAAACTTTCAGATTAGAGATTAGATGCAGTTATTTTCACATACCCCACTTTCACATTTAAGCCCAAGACAGGTTCAGGGAGATGGGGAATGTATGCATGTTGTGATGGGGAATTCACGAAGGGTCCAtaaattcaaatgtgtttttcttaagtTGTCATATTAGCTACATCAGCTTTTACATGCTATAGACCGTTAAGATTATGAAATATACAAATCTGTGTATATGTGACAATATACGAATTTTGCAAATTGCTGTATTAGTAAGGAAAACACACCAACTGTCAAATATTGCCCGCAGCATCACTATCAACTTAGCTTTACTGTACATCTGAACACCCTATATGCATCCATACTGGCTTTATCCGTCTAACCACCATGAGTCACTGCTCTCATGGGTTGTTCTGCTGCGATCAAGTGAAGTTCATAAACTTAATTTCACCTTGCATCACAGGGACTGTTATAGCCAGGAGAAACATGCAGAGCCTTTGAAATGAGCTGATGAAATGACACTTACTTAAGCCTGGGGGGCAAACCGCCTGCCTTGCTGTGTTATCCTGTACATGCTATATGTGGGCAAACTCCACCCTTAAAGTGACGTCTTCCTATGGAACGTCTAGTATCCATGACATCCACTGTTATGACTGGGAGGCCTTAAACAGGTTTCTATAACAAACAACTTGCTCACTTTCAGCTGTCATTAAGGAGTAGAGGAGACATGCTGGGATGCACTTTCAAATATAGAACTGCACACAGCTTCGAGTAAAAGACTAGTGCTGCCCATAGTGGGaggaaaatgacacaaagactaagctgcaacagcagcagccaaggCGAGAACATTTAAAGCAAAGAGGAAGCATGCATCTCTCTGGTGATTACTGAACATCTGATGTAGCACCAGCACACAGATGTAGGCTGGCTTAAATCCATTGCCACAGGGCCAAGGGAGAGACAAAAGCAACATAGTCTGGAGGGGATAGAGTTTTATGTAGAGCTGAAATTGAAATCAGAGCAGCATTCCTGAGAAATGACTTGGAGGCTTTGAATAACATTAAGGCCCTAATTTCTTCCCCAGCTGAGTCTGAAGTCAGTTTTTCCCGCCCCAATTCAAGCTTTTATCagttaaagataaaaaaaaaaaaaatactagcTTAACTACTTAATTTATAATAGCCTGCTGGTTAGACATTGTAGATGGGCAAAACTGGTCATCATCAATCCATACTACAACTAGTACAATCAAATCCTGCCTTGACAAAAAATGTGACCGAACATGACTGAAACGTGAAATTGTGACATACTAAATAAATTTGGCACTAGCAAATAAAGCAAAAGTGGGCATGCTGAGACTCCATCAACTCCATCATAGCAAGCATTGGAACCAGTcctgttatgttttgttttagccAAACACAAGTTTGAGTTTGTGCTATGTCAGGACTTTTTCTACATTTacctaaaaagaaatgtgccTTCATTAGGTGCGCTGTTTGACAAGTATCTATTGCCATCCGGAGAGCCAAGAACTCATCCTTTCCTGCTGGCTACATTTCTATTTCGTCAATAAAAAGGCAATTCATTTTACACTGCTAATTACTCCTAATCAGATCAACACTGAAACTAAGAGCCTTTGGAATTGGACGCCATCTACACACTTTGTTTCACTAAAGATGCCGGTGCAACTGTCATCCCTAATCAAATCCAACAGAAGCTCCCATTCAGGAAACAAAGTCAAACTTGTGTAATTCCGTACTCAACTTGCTTCGTTTTGTAAAAAAGGAATACACTAGAAATTAACATGACACATGCAAGTTTTCACAAATGTGCACAACTCCCCAACACTCAAATACGAGATGAACAAGACTACTATGCTACACAACACATTCATTCAACTCAATAGTTGGGATTTTCCAGACAAGATATCTCCATATGGCAGAGGACAAGCAAAATAAACAGCTGACATAAAATTACTACACCATCTAAAAAGGCAGCATGGGAACATCCCTAGAGAAATACATGTTAATTGCAAACAATTGTTGCCTTTAAAAAGAACTGttgactttaaaatgaaaaaatacttATGTCCCCAGTAGCAAATATCTCACTTAAATTTAAGATTAGACTGGTCATAAAAAGCAACAGGCAATGGGATGCAGCTCATTTTAATGGCTGTGGACACTAAAAAGGgaataaatggaaaaaagaaTTAGGCCTACATGAGATCTGGTTTGCTATTCTGTCCATACTACTGACATGCACATTTTTACTTTCCTATACCTGGATGAGACCTTTGTATGATTTTCATGACAAACTAAGTCTTTATGTTTTTGGggttcaaatatatttttgcaaATCTCCAAGTTGTTTCTTTTGAGGTTAAGTAGTACAGAACCATTGACAGCCTTGAAAATTAAGACCATAGAAAGTTGTCCAAGCAAGTTATTCCAGCCACACACTTATATTTACCACAGTGGCCCTGTATGCAGACAAAATATAACTAGTTAGAAATGCATTAGATTTCCAAATATTTCTATGGTCATAttgtcagaggaaaaaaataaattatgcaGGCGATTAAATCTACCAAAACCAACCTCAACTATTTCAAACCCTGTAAACAACTGACTGGTGccaaaaatctaaatcaatatTAAAAAGGAGAGCAAGTTTTCAAGGACAAGCAGTCTGCTTATAATGAAAGTGTCTCACCTATGTCTATGAAGTAAAAAGAAGGCATACATAAAGCACCATAGAGGAACCCACGCTTTGGtaacagttttgtttattaatgtttttatttattttgtttacaggTCACCTAAAGGATCAAACTTGATTTTCAAGTGCTAGTCTTTAAATTTGAGTCATCAGCAGACCCTACAGCAAATAGGTTTCTTGGtcaaaccacaaaataaaagGTTCAGTTATGTTACTTAGTAAATCTGAATCTACATTTCTACTGCCCCACTTTATGGGGGCATGTAGTATCGCCTCCAGTCCTTTTCACTCAAGGGCATGCCGATTTCAGACAACTTGTTTCATTTAGTTCCTTGCACTTAAATTACTTGGGAGTGATATGTTCACACTTGCTCCACTAAATATGCAACCCATCAAGCATGTTTATGTTCAATCACCCAAGCAGACTGTGCTCATTTTAAACAAGGATCACTTGTCAATTCAGCCCAACCCATTTCACACATTATCAAATGCATTTATTCCATGCAAGACTACACACCTGACAATTTACATCATCGCTGCATGCCAAAGGTCTAAATTCAGTAAATACACAATGAAAACCGCCATGCCTTCCATCCCCACAAATGTGCCAACCCTGGCTTGTGGTCTACCTCTTGCTgccatttgttttcagtgacataCAATATGAAAGCGTTTATACATAGCTCAATTGGTGTGGCCCTGTGTAGGTGCtctacctttttaaaaaatgttacagGTACAAATGCACCTATAGAAAGAGAAAATCTAAAAAGCAGACAGCATGGTGTGGTTACAGAAGTAAGGAGAGAAACTGTTTAGCTTAACATACATCGAGCACTTACAGCACAGGCTGTTAATATCTGTAGGGAACAGTAGCAACCATGCAAAGACAGACTTGTGAATACTGGTCAGCTATACACAAGCAATATTAAACATCAATAATATTCCAAAGCCAGATGTGGTTGGGCGCACATCTCCCATGTTAATTTAATGACGGTGACTACCTTGGAGAATAaagataatatataattatgaaAGTTGTAGCCTTAGTTCAACAGTGCTTCTCAATAAGAGCTGCCTGCTCTCCAGCctcatttcaatgaaaatatCTCCTCACTTAACGAAGGCTATTGATGTTTTAGGGccaaatgcaaatgaaacagATGTGTGTATACATCCTTAAAAAGGCCAGCTCACAAGCCTGACCATCAGACCGCATTATAAGGAAGCAGATGGAGGAAGGTTTAGGTAACCTTGACCAAAGCAGCATGCAGTAAGAATCCAGCAGCCTCAGCCATTATCTACCTGCTCATGTCCCACAGGCATCTCTGCCAGCTGCATTCCTCCCATTAACACAACCTGAAATAATTTGCAAATCTTCTACCTGCCCAAATATAAGGAATGTAGTGCAATCGTGTCTCTTGAAATTTCAGTAGTAAAGAACCAAGGAAATACCCTCTTAGAGTAGAAAGCCCTGTATTCCATCGTATCCATTTAATTTCCCTAaggcctgttttgtttttggaaatgcCATTTTGCTTGTAGCACTAGTATCATCCTACATATTAAAGTATACATAGCAATTAAAATCAGGCCATATGCTGCTGCTTGGTAGGTTGTATAATGGGTACTAAGTAAAAGGCAGTGCCTTATATTCTCCATAATGAGATTCAGAATGATTGGCTGCCTTTCAAAACGAAGGCTTCTGCATTTATTGGGGGTAAAAAGGTCCATAATTTATGATGCTAGATGTCACATATACAAAGAGGAAATCACACATTGTGCATGCATAAACAGATAAGCTTATGACATGGACAATACTGCTAGCAGGGCCTCCCAGATCCAGTATTTGGGGTAAACgttaaaggaaaaatatttttgtgaacTTAACTTTCAACAATCTATTTCATAATTTAAAATCTAATTGTGTGCCAATTTAATGGCAAAATCAATGTACATATTTGCAACCAATAAATTCAGAGAACATAGTATCTGTTGTACTTGCCAAAGCAATGCAAACAGTTGTGTTACCTGTTATTTTGTCTCGAACTAGTTTACAGGACTCAATTTCTCCGATGCTCCCAAACAAACTCTTCAGCTCCTCTTGGGTCATGTTCTGAGGCAGATAGTTGACTATCAAGTTAGTTTTACTGTCCTCTATGCTCCCTGACTCTACAGGTGAGGAGCAGTTGTTCGAGATTGTTGAAGGACCGTTGCTTGTGTTGTTGCAAGTTGGCCCATTGGACAGCTGTGTTTCCATGGCAGCGATTACCtgctaaagagacagaaaaaaaaaaaaaaaaagtcaaaaccacatgcaaatcaaacaaaacatcaaaatgccAACATAGTTAAAAAAGGACACTCTTCACACAGTTAAAGATTTTGTTGGAATACTGACTACTGATATTGTGCATTACTATAATTTAGTGTAGCATAGTAGAACTAACATTATAGGTCATtacattataaaaaatatatatataaccgGTTGGGTGGTatggatagaaaaaaaatagtttaaataaGACTGCACAATGAATTCCCTCTCGGCTATTAATGATTGCTGCTTGGGCAAACAGACTTTCTACTGAGAAAGCAACGTGATGGTCTATTAATCTGTCAGAAGCTCAACAACTGATAAAGCAATATTAAAGCTGGAAGGTGGCATACTTAAACATGTCTTTCAAGGTTAAACGTGGCAAccaaagaaacatttcattctGCAAAATAAACTAGATTTGCAAAGCCTATAGCAGCACCAAATCTGCAGCCATCAGTACTCAGTATTTGGCATTGGACAACGGGCCTTGAACGATATGGTAATTAGTTAGGGCAACCAGTGACAATGCATGAAGAGTCATCCTTTATTAACAGATTGTGCAGAAAGCACATCAGTGTAATCACACCACTATGCATATTATTCTCAGGCaatcacatttttaataatatttgcACGGAGGCCACAAAGCCGTAATTTTCATAAGTCATTCTATGAAATGAACACATCAAAGTAGACAGTAGCAGACAGATTTAGACCATACCAATACAGTCATACATTGACAACTTAGGATCTTTTCATAAACAAAACCCAGTGCCTGAATTAAAAATTGAACATGTGATTAATTTGATTTGAGTGTCAAAATGACTGAGAGCTAACGTCATTGGTATGACCTGAGCACTCAGACAAAAAGCAAGCCTTCTGGCCAAATGATTTCAAAAAAGAAGTGCCACAGACCCCAGTCCAAGGCTCAGGCGCCCACGAACCACTTCTAAGCAGAGAAGCCACATCGCACAGTCTGACTGCCATGTTAGTT
This genomic window contains:
- the LOC139305598 gene encoding ELAV-like protein 2 isoform X6, producing MITQVIAAMETQLSNGPTCNNTSNGPSTISNNCSSPVESGSIEDSKTNLIVNYLPQNMTQEELKSLFGSIGEIESCKLVRDKITGQSLGYGFVNYVDPKDAEKAINTLNGLRLQTKTIKVSYARPSSASIRDANLYVSGLPKTMTQKELEQLFSQYGRIITSRILVDQVTGVSRGVGFIRFDRRVEAEEAIKGLNCQKPPGATEPITVKFANNPSQKTSQALLSQLYQSPNRRYPGPLAQQAQRFRLDNLLNMAYGVKSPLYLLKMFSPMAIDGVTSLAGINIPGHAGTGWCIFVYNLAPDADESILWQMFGPFGAVTNVKVIRDFNTNKCKGFGFVTMTNYDEAAVAIASLNGYRLGDRVLQVSFKTNKTHKA
- the LOC139305598 gene encoding ELAV-like protein 2 isoform X7, producing the protein MITQVIAAMETQLSNGPTCNNTSNGPSTISNNCSSPVESGSIEDSKTNLIVNYLPQNMTQEELKSLFGSIGEIESCKLVRDKITGQSLGYGFVNYVDPKDAEKAINTLNGLRLQTKTIKVSYARPSSASIRDANLYVSGLPKTMTQKELEQLFSQYGRIITSRILVDQVTGVSRGVGFIRFDRRVEAEEAIKGLNCQKPPGATEPITVKFANNPSQKTSQALLSQLYQSPNRRYPGPLAQQAQRFRLDNLLNMAYGVKRFSPMAIDGVTSLAGINIPGHAGTGWCIFVYNLAPDADESILWQMFGPFGAVTNVKVIRDFNTNKCKGFGFVTMTNYDEAAVAIASLNGYRLGDRVLQVSFKTNKTHKA
- the LOC139305598 gene encoding ELAV-like protein 2 isoform X9; translated protein: METQLSNGPTCNNTSNGPSTISNNCSSPVESGSIEDSKTNLIVNYLPQNMTQEELKSLFGSIGEIESCKLVRDKITGQSLGYGFVNYVDPKDAEKAINTLNGLRLQTKTIKVSYARPSSASIRDANLYVSGLPKTMTQKELEQLFSQYGRIITSRILVDQVTGDAGVSRGVGFIRFDRRVEAEEAIKGLNCQKPPGATEPITVKFANNPSQKTSQALLSQLYQSPNRRYPGPLAQQAQRFRLDNLLNMAYGVKRFSPMAIDGVTSLAGINIPGHAGTGWCIFVYNLAPDADESILWQMFGPFGAVTNVKVIRDFNTNKCKGFGFVTMTNYDEAAVAIASLNGYRLGDRVLQVSFKTNKTHKA
- the LOC139305598 gene encoding ELAV-like protein 2 isoform X8; the encoded protein is MAVRLCDVASLLRSGSWAPEPWTGQVIAAMETQLSNGPTCNNTSNGPSTISNNCSSPVESGSIEDSKTNLIVNYLPQNMTQEELKSLFGSIGEIESCKLVRDKITGQSLGYGFVNYVDPKDAEKAINTLNGLRLQTKTIKVSYARPSSASIRDANLYVSGLPKTMTQKELEQLFSQYGRIITSRILVDQVTGVSRGVGFIRFDRRVEAEEAIKGLNCQKPPGATEPITVKFANNPSQKTSQALLSQLYQSPNRRYPGPLAQQAQRFRLDNLLNMAYGVKSRFSPMAIDGVTSLAGINIPGHAGTGWCIFVYNLAPDADESILWQMFGPFGAVTNVKVIRDFNTNKCKGFGFVTMTNYDEAAVAIASLNGYRLGDRVLQVSFKTNKTHKA
- the LOC139305598 gene encoding ELAV-like protein 2 isoform X3, with amino-acid sequence MAVRLCDVASLLRSGSWAPEPWTGVIAAMETQLSNGPTCNNTSNGPSTISNNCSSPVESGSIEDSKTNLIVNYLPQNMTQEELKSLFGSIGEIESCKLVRDKITGQSLGYGFVNYVDPKDAEKAINTLNGLRLQTKTIKVSYARPSSASIRDANLYVSGLPKTMTQKELEQLFSQYGRIITSRILVDQVTGVSRGVGFIRFDRRVEAEEAIKGLNCQKPPGATEPITVKFANNPSQKTSQALLSQLYQSPNRRYPGPLAQQAQRFRLDNLLNMAYGVKRFSPMAIDGVTSLAGINIPGHAGTGWCIFVYNLAPDADESILWQMFGPFGAVTNVKVIRDFNTNKCKGFGFVTMTNYDEAAVAIASLNGYRLGDRVLQVSFKTNKTHKA